One genomic segment of Ipomoea triloba cultivar NCNSP0323 chromosome 9, ASM357664v1 includes these proteins:
- the LOC116029343 gene encoding probable serine/threonine-protein kinase WNK11 isoform X2 has translation MPSVNPDLTEEGSEPFAEVDPTGRFGRYVELLGHGSVKNVYKAFDLEEGRDVAWNQIKLGKFSDRPCIIQKIHSEIELLNTLKHENIIVLYHFWKDVERNSLNFITEACASGNLRDYRNKHRRVSIKALKKWSRQILQGLDYLHTHDPCIIHRDLKCSNIFINGNIGKVKIGDLGMAAVVGKSHAAHSLLGTPEFMAPELYEENYNELVDIYSFGMCLLEMVTLEVPYSECDSVAKIYKKVTSGVKPRALTKVTDAQLKGFIEKCIGQPRRRPSASDLLKDPFFHDILDYDENDMCVMPHFLDS, from the exons ATGCCATCGGTAAATCCAGATTTAACTGAAGAAGGGAGTGAGCCATTTGCTGAGGTTGATCCAACAGGTAGGTTTGGTCGGTATGTGGAGTTGCTTGGCCATGGTTCTGTGAAGAACGTGTACAAGGCGTTTGATTTGGAAGAAGGCAGAGATGTTGCGTGGAACCAAATTAAGTTGGGAAAATTTAGTGACAGGCCATGCATAATACAGAAGATCCACTCTGAGATTGAGTTGCTGAACACCTTAAAGCATGAGAACATCATAGTTCTCTATCATTTCTGGAAAGATGTCGAAAGGAACTCCTTGAATTTTATAACTGAAGCGTGTGCCTCAGGTAATCTGAGGGATTACAGGAACAAGCATCGTCGTGTTTCAATCAAGGCCTTGAAGAAGTGGTCAAGACAGATACTGCAGGGCTTAGATTATCTCCATACTCATGATCCCTGTATCATCCACCGAGACCTCAAGTGCAGTAACATTTTCATTAACGGGAATATTGGGAAG GTAAAGATTGGGGATCTGGGCATGGCCGCAGTCGTGGGGAAGAGCCATGCGGCACACTCATTGCTAGGGACGCCGGAATTCATGGCGCCTGAGCTTTACGAAGAGAACTACAACGAATTAGTGGATATATATTCCTTTGGGATGTGCCTGCTGGAAATGGTCACTCTGGAAGTACCATACAGCGAGTGTGACAGCGTCGCAAAAATATACAAGAAGGTGACAAGTGGGGTGAAGCCCCGAGCTCTTACTAAGGTGACAGATGCACAACTGAAGGGCTTCATCGAGAAGTGCATTGGACAGCCAAGAAGGAGGCCTTCAGCATCAGACCTGCTGAAAGACCCATTCTTTCATGATATCCTTGACTATGATGAGAATGATATGTGTGTGATGCCTCATTTCCTAGACTCTTGA
- the LOC116029341 gene encoding splicing factor ESS-2 homolog, with translation MLLSPGHSPRHLSTPSPSPAITDQIPNPNSSAIHKKNDSSSSSITDSAPRNRRTRVLDEDTYVAAIEKIIERDFFPDIPKLRDRLDWLEAVRTGDPLQIRDAQLKIIERRRGKVLGSDTVGKFRTPGSTFFRNSATPFDDAYKTPTPSVADNANNSNDNAVNIGNGGEGGVDVSLSLDDFMRRYTSEDNESFSKIIEKVNRKRKERYGYLLEGGDEDDVKLIEGAKREKVSTDGYGTSDQPVATLEGWKYTAKNLLMYHPSDRGEAPLTEEERAERLKGLTKEINMSNTRFHGKMTEALLKEDETVAVLYSPVPGSTPIPFLDRGGDKSKKYDLEDLRKTPNQFYAESGKKAENGYSFVMTPSPAPGVDESPFITWGEIEGTPLRLEPEDTPVDIGGNGEGPHYNIPMPPSRDIKAHSLSREASRKLRERSKMFQKPPLPSPVRGGSASPSARTLSPAAQKFVRNAIAKSSRSLDESLRASYRGSSPGLSTPKAGRSMSRLGRDSSLASRSPSVREGSNPPW, from the coding sequence ATGTTGTTGTCACCGGGCCACTCCCCCCGCCACCTGTCGACTCCGTCACCGTCCCCAGCCATAACCGACCAGATCCCTAACCCTAATTCTTCCGCTATCCACAAGAAAAACGACAGCAGTTCTTCGTCGATTACAGATTCAGCCCCGAGAAATCGCAGGACCAGAGTCCTCGACGAAGATACCTATGTCGCCGCCATAGAGAAGATCATCGAGCGGGATTTCTTCCCTGACATTCCTAAGCTACGGGATCGACTCGACTGGCTCGAGGCCGTCCGCACGGGCGACCCGCTCCAAATTCGCGATGCGCAGCTGAAAATTATTGAGCGCCGCCGCGGCAAGGTCCTCGGTTCCGACACTGTAGGTAAATTTCGAACCCCCGGCTCGACATTTTTCAGAAACTCTGCTACTCCCTTTGATGATGCTTACAAGACCCCTACTCCAAGTGTAGCGGATAATGCTAATAATAGTAATGATAATGCTGTTAATATTGGCAATGGCGGTGAGGGTGGGGTGGATGTGTCCTTGTCATTAGATGATTTTATGAGGAGGTATACCAGCGAGGATAATGAGAGTTTTTCTAAGATTATTGAGAAAGTGAATAGGAAGAGGAAGGAGAGGTACGGGTATTTGTTGGAGGGAGGAGATGAGGATGACGTGAAGCTGATTGAGGGTGCAAAAAGAGAGAAGGTATCTACTGATGGATATGGAACATCAGATCAACCCGTGGCCACATTGGAAGGTTGGAAGTATACTGCCAAGAATTTGCTCATGTACCATCCCTCTGATAGAGGGGAGGCACCATTGACAGAAGAAGAGAGGGCTGAGAGGCTCAAGGGCTTGACAAAGGAGATTAATATGTCAAATACCCGTTTTCATGGTAAAATGACAGAAGCTCTACTGAAAGAGGATGAGACGGTGGCTGTGCTTTATTCACCTGTTCCTGGATCTACACCTATTCCTTTCCTTGATAGAGGTGGGGACAAGTCGAAGAAATATGATCTGGAGGACCTGAGGAAGACACCAAATCAGTTTTATGCGGAGTCTGGGAAGAAAGCTGAGAATGGATACAGTTTTGTTATGACTCCATCCCCTGCACCAGGTGTGGATGAGTCCCCTTTTATTACATGGGGTGAAATTGAAGGGACGCCATTGAGATTGGAACCAGAAGACACTCCAGTTGATATTGGGGGTAATGGAGAGGGGCCTCACTATAACATACCAATGCCACCTTCCAGAGATATCAAGGCACATTCTTTATCTCGGGAAGCTTCCCGTAAACTTAGAGAGAGGTCAAAGATGTTTCAGAAACCACCACTGCCCTCACCGGTTCGAGGAGGAAGTGCTAGTCCAAGTGCACGTACTCTATCCCCAGCTGCACAAAAGTTTGTGAGGAATGCTATTGCCAAGTCTTCTCGCTCTTTAGATGAATCTCTAAGGGCTAGTTATCGTGGCTCAAGTCCTGGGTTGAGCACTCCTAAAGCTGGTAGGAGTATGTCAAGGTTAGGAAGAGACAGTAGTCTGGCTTCAAGGTCACCTTCTGTTAGAGAGGGGTCTAATCCTCCTTGGTAA
- the LOC116030441 gene encoding thymidine kinase-like: MSSASASFNCPIPGSNPIPKAGEIHVILGPMFAGKTTALLRRVNSESNLGKNVVLIKSSIDTRYAVDAVVTHDGTKFPCWALPDLTSFKDRFGSDAYEKVDVIGIDEAQFFDDLYDFCCEAADLDGKTIIVAGLDGDYLRRRFGSVLDIIPLANTVQKLTARCELCGKRAFFTYRKTGETQTELIGGSDMYMPLCRQHYVNGNAVVAAAKTVISSHKMQCGTLLESKKAAIVE, from the exons ATGTCGTCTGCTTCTGCCTCCTTCAATTGCCCCATTCCCGGATCCAACCCGATTCCGAAGGCGGGAGAAATCCACGTGATTCTGGGCCCCATGTTCGCCGGCAAGACCACCGCTCTCCTCCGCCGCGTCAATTCCGAGTCCAACTTGGGAAA AAATGTTGTGCTGATAAAGTCGAGCATAGATACAAGATATGCAGTCGATGCAGTGGTCACGCACGACGGCACCAAGTTCCCATGTTGGGCGTTGCCTGATTTAACGTCTTTCAAGGATAGATTCGGATCCGATGCCTATGAAAAG GTGGATGTGATCGGCATTGATGAAGCCCAGTTCTTTGATGACCTCTATGATTTCTGCTGTGAAGCTGCTGATCTTGATGGGAAAACCATAATTGTTGCTGGCCTGGATGGTGATTATCTTAG GAGGAGATTTGGTTCAGTTCTTGACATAATCCCACTTGCCAATACTGTGCAAAAGCTGACAGCAAGATGCGAACTGTGTGGCAAACGGGCATTTTTCACCTACAGGAAGACTGGTGAAACCCAGACAGAGCTCATAGGTGGTTCAGATATGTACATGCCTCTCTGTCGCCAGCACTATGTAAATGGAAATGCTGTAGTTGCTGCTGCAAAGACTGTCATATCATCTCACAAGATGCAGTGTGGTACTCTGCTAGAATCCAAGAAAGCTGCAATTGTTGAGTAG
- the LOC116030214 gene encoding heterogeneous nuclear ribonucleoprotein 1, protein MQSDLGKLFIGGISWDTTEEHLKEYFSAYGEVLEAVIMKDRTTGRARGFGFIVFADPTVAERVIKEKHNIDGRMVEAKKAVPRDDQSTMSRSSNSIQGSPGPRRTRKIFVGGLASTVTESDFKKYFEQFGTITDVVVMYDHNTQRPRGFGFITYDSEDAVDKVLLKTFHELNGKMVEVKRAVPKELSPGPSRSPLGGYNYGLSRINNFLNSYTQAYSPNAVGGYGVRMDNRFSPMVGGRSNFAPFASGYGMGLNFEPGLSPGYGGSANFNTTLNYGRGPYYVNNSSRFGGLVGLDGGNGGNSSFFSSTRDLWGNGGLNYGTNSTNSSNFGGSGNGNLGGGAMNNRGVWGSSTYSAQGGGGNVSGQSGNLGYGSADNSYGLTGGTYGRNVAMSGGPTSSYAASNGSYERSFADFYDNDFKYTDPTWGSANSERDGSGSFGYGPGNTPSEMPAQSAAGSVCSYGVTNRQNSRGI, encoded by the exons ATGCAATCTGATCTTGGAAAGTTATTCATTGGTGGGATTTCATGGGACACAACTGAAGAGCATCTCAAGGAGTATTTTAGTGCTTATGGAGAGGTTTTGGAAGCTGTAATTATGAAGGATAGGACTACTGGGCGTGCCCGTGGTTTTGGTTTTATAGTGTTTGCTGATCCTACTGTTGCTGAAAGAGTTATTAAGGAGAAACACAACATTGATGGTAGGATG GTTGAGGCAAAGAAGGCTGTTCCTAGGGATGATCAGAGCACAATGAGCCGAAGCAGTAACAGCATTCAAGGGTCTCCTGGTCCAAGACGcacaagaaaaatatttgttggTGGCCTAGCATCCACTGTTACAGAAAGTGACTTCAAGAAGTATTTTGAACAATTTGGAACGATCACAGATGTAGTGGTAATGTATGATCACAACACTCAGCGGCCAAGAGGCTTTGGATTCATAACTTATGATTCTGAGGATGCTGTGGACAAAGTATTGCTGAAGACTTTTCATGAGCTGAATGGCAAAATGGTTGAGGTCAAGCGTGCAGTTCCCAAGGAGTTATCTCCTGGTCCTAGCCGAAGTCCACTGGGTGGATACAACTATGGATTAAGTAGGATCAATAACTTTCTTAATAGCTATACACAAGCATACTCTCCAAATGCAGTTGGAGGGTATGGAGTCAGGATGGATAATAGGTTCAGCCCTATGGTTGGTGGTAGAAGTAACTTTGCTCCATTTGCCTCTGGTTATGGAATGGGCCTCAACTTTGAACCTGGATTGAGCCCGGGATATGGAGGAAGTGCAAATTTCAATACTACTTTGAACTATGGGCGTGGAccatattatgttaataactcGAGTAGGTTTGGTGGTCTTGTTGGACTTGATGGTGGAAATGGAGGAAACTCTTCATTTTTTAGTTCAACTCGGGATTTGTGGGGTAATGGGGGATTGAACTATGGAACCAACTCTACAAACTCAAGCAATTTTGGGGGATCTGGGAATGGTAACCTCGGAGGGGGAGCGATGAACAACAGAGGAGTTTGGGGTTCATCTACTTATTCTGCACAAGGCGGCGGAGGAAATGTTTCTGGCCAAAGTGGAAACCTTGGTTATGGAAGCGCTGATAACTCTTATGGTTTGACTGGAGGAACATATGGTAGAAATGTTGCAATGAGTGGCGGTCCTACATCATCATATGCTGCATCCAATGGTAGCTATGAGAGGTCTTTTGCTGATTTTTATGACAATGACTTCAAGTATACTGATCCGACTTGGGGTTCTGCAAATTCAGAGCGAGATGGATCTGGTTCATTTGGTTATGGTCCAGGCAACACACCCTCTGAGATGCCTGCTCAAAGCGCTGCAGGTTCTGTTTGTAGTTATGGTGTTACAAATAGACAGAATAGCCGAG
- the LOC116030443 gene encoding uncharacterized protein LOC116030443, with protein sequence MKHCFRYTVTNSNHGMYATNFLAPPPSTPAKRRCSVFATAASNRRDRDEVYVSAVPLRASRGPGQLLMSAAYSLNLWDFQHFMVIVKSSSPLHSQAIVCDFLPQDPESISVAVAALSGRPVPGVVRMRKLKKLPNKKCWFVGYSEMDAVYASSKFNESWETDLTINHHDCRNYVNGLVEQLTGEIAVLEHLQKSSNTQVQDLIPRKD encoded by the exons ATGAAGCATTGTTTTCGTTACACTGTAACCAACAGCAACCACGGGATGTATGCGACCAATTTTCTGGCTCCACCGCCTTCTACTCCGGCGAAGCGCCGATGCAGTGTTTTCGCCACGGCGGCGAGCAACCGTCGCGATCGAGATGAAGTATATGTATCGGCCGTTCCTTTGAGAGCCAGCAGAGGCCCGGGGCAATTATTGATGTCCGCTGCGTACTCTCTCAATTTGTGGGATTTTCAGCATTTCATGGTCATCGTCAAATCCTCCTCTCCTCTTCACTCTCAG GCCATTGTTTGTGATTTTCTTCCTCAAGATCCGGAGAGTATATCAGTGGCTGTTGCTGCACTGTCTGGTAGACCAGTACCAG GTGTTGTTCGTATGAGGAAACTGAAGAAGCTACCAAACAAAAAATGCTGGTTTGTTGGGTACTCAGAGATGGATGCTGTGTATGCCTCAAGCAAATTCAACGAAAGCTGGGAAACTGACTTGACAATAAACCATCATGATTGTCGAAATTATGTAAATG GTCTAGTTGAACAACTAACTGGTGAGATAGCAGTGCTGGAGCACTTGCAGAAAAGCAGTAATACACAGGTTCAAGACCTAATACCCCGAAAAGACTAG
- the LOC116029343 gene encoding probable serine/threonine-protein kinase WNK11 isoform X1 translates to MMLQIVLAFICGNLRKYYEVVDLPKLTLLRMPSVNPDLTEEGSEPFAEVDPTGRFGRYVELLGHGSVKNVYKAFDLEEGRDVAWNQIKLGKFSDRPCIIQKIHSEIELLNTLKHENIIVLYHFWKDVERNSLNFITEACASGNLRDYRNKHRRVSIKALKKWSRQILQGLDYLHTHDPCIIHRDLKCSNIFINGNIGKVKIGDLGMAAVVGKSHAAHSLLGTPEFMAPELYEENYNELVDIYSFGMCLLEMVTLEVPYSECDSVAKIYKKVTSGVKPRALTKVTDAQLKGFIEKCIGQPRRRPSASDLLKDPFFHDILDYDENDMCVMPHFLDS, encoded by the exons ATGATGCTTCAAATTGTTCTTGCTTTCATCTGTGGGAACTTGCGTAAATATTATGAAGTAGTTGATCTGCCCAAGCTGACTCTG CTTAGAATGCCATCGGTAAATCCAGATTTAACTGAAGAAGGGAGTGAGCCATTTGCTGAGGTTGATCCAACAGGTAGGTTTGGTCGGTATGTGGAGTTGCTTGGCCATGGTTCTGTGAAGAACGTGTACAAGGCGTTTGATTTGGAAGAAGGCAGAGATGTTGCGTGGAACCAAATTAAGTTGGGAAAATTTAGTGACAGGCCATGCATAATACAGAAGATCCACTCTGAGATTGAGTTGCTGAACACCTTAAAGCATGAGAACATCATAGTTCTCTATCATTTCTGGAAAGATGTCGAAAGGAACTCCTTGAATTTTATAACTGAAGCGTGTGCCTCAGGTAATCTGAGGGATTACAGGAACAAGCATCGTCGTGTTTCAATCAAGGCCTTGAAGAAGTGGTCAAGACAGATACTGCAGGGCTTAGATTATCTCCATACTCATGATCCCTGTATCATCCACCGAGACCTCAAGTGCAGTAACATTTTCATTAACGGGAATATTGGGAAG GTAAAGATTGGGGATCTGGGCATGGCCGCAGTCGTGGGGAAGAGCCATGCGGCACACTCATTGCTAGGGACGCCGGAATTCATGGCGCCTGAGCTTTACGAAGAGAACTACAACGAATTAGTGGATATATATTCCTTTGGGATGTGCCTGCTGGAAATGGTCACTCTGGAAGTACCATACAGCGAGTGTGACAGCGTCGCAAAAATATACAAGAAGGTGACAAGTGGGGTGAAGCCCCGAGCTCTTACTAAGGTGACAGATGCACAACTGAAGGGCTTCATCGAGAAGTGCATTGGACAGCCAAGAAGGAGGCCTTCAGCATCAGACCTGCTGAAAGACCCATTCTTTCATGATATCCTTGACTATGATGAGAATGATATGTGTGTGATGCCTCATTTCCTAGACTCTTGA
- the LOC116030655 gene encoding scarecrow-like protein 21: protein MQAAQRLRRTGMSNVLCYQPVQKAEPYQLSYDNTNGASSVHASRNLYCTLESSSVGESRALYNSPSAVYFSTDGSPMSQQDSCSYPLDNNYGSPISGSCITDDMNSFIHKLKELETVMLGPDSDILGSYDNTFPSSIASPEIDSWRQMMEAMPRGDLKQVLIPCAKAVSDNDLLTAQWLMSELRQMVSVSGEPIQRLGAYMLEGLVARLAASGSSIYKSLRCKEPTSFELLSYMHILYEVCPYFKFGYMSANGAIAEAMKDENRVHIIDFQINQGSQWITLIQAFAARPGGPPHIRITGIDDSSLSNAHSGGLSLVGKRLSKLAESFNVPFEFHAAAIPGSDIHLENLGIQPGEALAVNFAYMLHHIPDESVSTQNHRDELLRLVKSLNPKVVTLVEQESNTNTSAFFPRFLETLDYYTAMFESIDVTLPRDHKERINVEQHCLARDVVNIIACEGIERVERHELLGKWKSRFRMAGFSPYPLSSVVNATIKKLLESYSDKYRLEERNGALYLGWMNRDLVASCAWK, encoded by the coding sequence ATGCAAGCAGCACAACGCCTCAGGAGAACGGGCATGTCTAACGTGTTATGCTATCAGCCCGTGCAAAAGGCTGAGCCTTACCAGCTGAGCTACGATAACACAAATGGAGCTAGCTCTGTTCATGCTTCTCGTAACCTTTATTGCACTCTCGAATCATCCTCGGTGGGCGAGAGTCGTGCTCTATACAACTCACCATCAGCTGTCTATTTCTCGACCGATGGAAGCCCGATGTCCCAGCAGGATTCTTGTTCATACCCATTGGACAACAACTATGGTTCCCCTATTAGCGGGTCTTGCATTACAGATGATATGAATAGTTTCATCCACAAACTAAAGGAATTAGAGACGGTAATGCTTGGACCTGATTCAGATATTCTGGGGAGCTACGATAACACCTTCCCGAGCAGTATAGCGTCCCCCGAAATAGACAGCTGGAGACAAATGATGGAGGCGATGCCCCGAGGGGATTTGAAACAGGTGCTTATTCCTTGTGCAAAGGCGGTCTCGGATAATGATTTGCTGACAGCACAGTGGTTGATGTCTGAGCTCCGGCAAATGGTATCTGTATCGGGCGAACCAATCCAACGCCTGGGAGCATACATGTTGGAAGGGCTCGTTGCTCGGTTAGCTGCATCGGGGAGCTCCATCTACAAATCCTTGCGGTGCAAGGAGCCAACGAGTTTCGAGCTGCTTTCTTATATGCATATCCTGTACGAGGTTTGCCCTTACTTCAAATTCGGTTACATGTCAGCTAACGGTGCCATTGCTGAAGCAATGAAGGATGAAAATAGGGTTCACATCATAGACTTCCAAATCAATCAAGGCAGCCAGTGGATTACTCTAATCCAAGCTTTTGCTGCTCGCCCTGGCGGTCCACCCCATATTCGAATAACAGGTATAGATGACTCGAGTTTATCTAATGCACATAGTGGAGGATTGAGTCTTGTAGGTAAAAGGCTATCTAAACTCGCGGAGTCCTTCAACGTGCCCTTCGAATTCCATGCTGCAGCCATACCGGGCAGTGACATTCACCTCGAAAACCTGGGAATTCAACCCGGGGAAGCACTGGCTGTTAACTTTGCCTATATGCTGCACCACATACCAGACGAGAGCGTGAGCACTCAAAATCACCGGGACGAGCTATTGAGGCTCGTGAAGAGCCTGAACCCCAAGGTGGTTACTCTCGTAGAGCAAGAGTCTAATACCAACACTTCTGCATTCTTCCCCCGATTCCTCGAAACCTTAGACTACTACACTGCAATGTTTGAGTCAATTGATGTCACTCTCCCTAGGGACCATAAGGAGCGGATCAACGTGGAGCAGCACTGTCTGGCAAGAGACGTGGTGAACATTATAGCGTGCGAAGGAATCGAAAGGGTGGAGCGACACGAGCTGCTCGGGAAGTGGAAGTCTCGGTTCAGAATGGCCGGTTTTAGCCCGTACCCCTTGAGTTCGGTGGTGAATGCCACAATCAAGAAACTGTTGGAAAGCTATTCTGACAAATACAGGCTTGAAGAGAGAAATGGAGCCCTTTATCTTGGTTGGATGAACAGAGATTTAGTTGCTTCCTGTGCCTGGAAGTGA